Below is a genomic region from Silurus meridionalis isolate SWU-2019-XX chromosome 1, ASM1480568v1, whole genome shotgun sequence.
attagggaAAAACTTATTTCAActtataaaacaattataaaggaACAAacataaaagaatgtatattaccttatctctataaagctgctttgagagactgCACATTGTTAAAACcgctctacaaaaaaaaaatgaattgtaatGAAATCCTGCAATGTATACGgctggaatgacaataaaatcttACTTGACTTGTCTTGCCTTATAACATAAATATGTCAGTAAAGTATAATTAAAAACCCACAATTTCATGTCAGTTCAAAAAtagcaacattttattatattgagtgCATTTTCAACTACATACCTACATTTCTTATTGGTGTATATGCTCTGTAATCTGCTGACACGTCTGAGAACATGTTGAGCCACAGAACATTGAGAGAAAGCACTTCAGAAAACGAATCTGCTTTTAATAACTAGGCCACCTATGAACtgattatttagaaataaatgaggAGGAAATAAGTATGGTGGTAAAACTCATGTCATTATTTACAGTATGAGTAATTAGGGAAAGATGTTTGCGAGAATAAATATGTAGGTCAGTGTGATAATGGTGGCATGTAAGGTGATTATGAGCATTTGTAATGTTAATCATAATAAGTGTAATCACgaataaaatacacaacacacacaccggcGATCTTTGAATGACCACCTgccaaatattgtgttggtcccctttttgcttctaaaacagtcatgacccacgcgcatcaacagcatgaacttcttcatcagtttgagctacaggagctcgtctgttggatcggaccacacggaccagccttcgccccccacgtgcatcaatgttCTTCGGCTGtacgtgaccctgtcgccgattcaccactgttccatccttggagcacttttgatagatactgaccactgcagaccaggaacatccacaagagctgcagtgttggagatgctctgacccagacgtctagacgtcacaatttgtcaaactcactcaaatccttacgctctgACATTtatcacatcaactttgaggacaaaatgtttacttgctgcctattaaatacagtatattcaccCACTTACAGGGGCAATGATGAAGAGATCTTCAGTCTTCTTCACATTTCGGCTCAGAATGTTAGAATgtcaatgttataatgtcataatgctaGGCCTGTTCGGTGTATGACATGAATGATGTGGTAGGATCTTCGAGTTAAAATGAAGGTTTGTCACTGGTGCATAGTTGAACACTCAAGATTTTTATCAGCGGTTTGAAGACCATGATCAGGTCCTAATTATCTTGCTCATGTTCATGATCATGGTTTTGgttaatttttgttttggttcatgtatttaatattgtgagttgtttttgttgttttttattttatgtcttttttttggtttgcactttattaatacattttcacgCTCACATTTGCTTCCCGCTTCATTGCACGACACCAAGACACATTTTATGAGATCATGATCTGTGGTAGTGTCAGACTGTGGAAGTGTGATAAAAATTTTCTATATATAGcttattatgtttatatatacataaaatccatacaaaatggaaaaatataaaaagaggtTTCAAATTATAATTCACATTTATTAGCCacatacacaaccatacacagtaCGATGTGCAGTGAAATGCATTTTCAGAGTATCTGTTACATTAATGTAGAATGGAAaacttatatacacatgtacaggtTACAggtatatttacttatttaaatgaTGGAAGTAGTTAAATAAAGGgattacattaaaaatatgtAATCCCATTTATGAGGTACTATTTTGTCATCATTATTACAACAAAGatgcttattttttatattaattaatctgaatacaaaatatttaaatataaatctgtatagttagatatatagacagacaCATCTTTTGTAATGTAgttgatatttaaaaatttaatcTTCTTCATGATCCACTGGTCCTTCCACAGGGTTAGTACCTGGCAATGTACAAAAAACATATGATGACCAAGATTTAATGAATTGACTTTAATTAACAGAATATTTCTTTATCAAATAATGTCTTACTAGATAAATCCTGGCAGGTTTTGGCCGATGACACTCGATAACCAGGACTGGTACTGAGACACATGAGTATACACACCAGGTGAATAGGACAGAGCACAGCCTCTACCCCAGCTAGTGATACCAGCCTGAACCCAGACAGCACCCTGCTTAGTGACCAGCGGACCTCCAGAATCCCcctttcaaaagagaaataaacttTTGTCATTCTCTGACTGTTGAAAGTTGATCTAGGTtgtattatttgtaaatatCTTCATATTGTATCTGACTGTATTTATCTGTACCTGGCAGGTATCTTTGCCTCCTTGGTAGTAACCAGCACACATCATGTTTGGGGTAATGGAGCCAAATCCCAGTAGAAAATCACAAATCTGTGTATTGACAGTAGGAACCAGTGCTTCCTGAAGAACACCAGGAGCTGGCAGTTGCactacaaacaaacataaagacaaacaaatatattttaaaaagttattaaatTATACCCTGGTTTGGTTGCCAGAACCTACTTATACACCCTTTAGAGTAAATATATGATTCACCACCCAGCCCATAGAGACATGCCTTAAAGCTTATTGCCTACCCGGGCATTTTCAGAATCCATACACAAATTCTTAGGAGGGGCATTTCTACCCTTTTTGGTACCCACGGTGGGAATTCAATTGTCAACAAATGATATTTGACAAATATGTACAATTTGAGTGTATCCTGTggtattgtgtgtgttcatgtctaTGTATTTTACCTCCAGAGGCAATGCTTCCCCAGCCTGTGATCCAGCAGCTGGTTTTATCTGGAAAACTGCTGCCTTGCCCTGCCAGACACACTGGTCTGATGTAGTCCGTGAAGTTGACAGAAGAATTCAGGCGTAGAAGGGCGATGTCATTGTTTTGGGTGGCGCTGTTGTAGCTGGGGTGAACGATCACCTGAGTTACACCTCTCGTAATTTGATTGGGATTAGAACCGGTTAGAGTCTGTTTCCCCAAATACACCGTCACAGCAGAAGAGATGGTGCTGTAGAATTAAAAACGTTTATTCATTTCTTCACTTACATTCAGAACTGATTAaagtattatatatgtataaatacaaataaaatggaattaaatgaaacaaaccTGGAGAAACAGTGGGCTGCTGTCAGAACAAAGTCTTTGTTGATCAGGGTTCCTCCACAGAAATGTCCATTATAATCAGGGCTCTGGAGACTAACCTGCCATGGCCACCCTCCTTCTGAGGAACTCTGCCCACCCACTATACGGGTGTTAAAAGGGGCACGACCACATactaaagaaagagaaacatcaGTTACAAACCGAATGGCATTAAATATCATCCAATTGAGCAGAACAGTTGAGAATTAAAGTGATAAGGAGAAATACCCACCATCCAGCTGGGAAAGAGAACCTggaatgagagaaagaatgcATGTcacaaatgcatgttttttgttaTAGAATCTATATTCTGCAATTTTGCACACATTTATGACCTAAGGGCAGACATGCATGTTTATATGTCAGACGAAACACAGACTTCGGTACTTTACACCTACATAATTAGCATATATCACCTGGGGggttatttacttatttacttacttacgtTACTTGCTTAcctacaaacaaaaatgaacgACCTGACTTATATTTCTTCTCTCTGGCCAGAATAAAGTTGTTGGATTTTCTTATAAACTCTACTTATAATATCTCCTGCACTCTGATTTTTTATGTAACAGTTTTATGTTCAATTTACCTTCATAGAAAtggtaataatattaataattaataataacattatctGCCAATACTGAGCTTTGCTTTACCTTTCCCATACAGGACCATGGCCAGAAGCACACACTGAAATCGCAGCATATTTGCAGTCAGCCTTCTGTCTCTGTCGCAGTCAGTGAGCAGATGTCTATGTTCTCCCTCAGCACTCTTTTATATCTCCTCAGCATTGCCGTGACTAATGATGTTTTTTGTCAAACCTGTTACATCACTGGAATTTCCTTAGATACTTTAGTACATTTGTACAGCTGACCCAATTACTTACTCATACTCAACACTTTACATTccaggtgaagaaaaaaaacagcaggtaaaGTTGCTGGAACTGTTTCTTCATTTAGTACAATATAATTGGTGTA
It encodes:
- the LOC124392073 gene encoding serine protease 27-like isoform X3, which codes for MVRFQCVAVALLLCLQGSLSQLDVCGRAPFNTRIVGGQSSSEGGWPWQVSLQSPDYNGHFCGGTLINKDFVLTAAHCFSSTISSAVTVYLGKQTLTGSNPNQITRGVTQVIVHPSYNSATQNNDIALLRLNSSVNFTDYIRPVCLAGQGSSFPDKTSCWITGWGSIASGVQLPAPGVLQEALVPTVNTQICDFLLGFGSITPNMMCAGYYQGGKDTCQGDSGGPLVTKQGAVWVQAGITSWGRGCALSYSPGVYTHVSQYQSWLSSVIGQNLPGFI
- the LOC124392073 gene encoding serine protease 27-like isoform X1, producing MLRFQCVLLAMVLYGKGSLSQLDVCGRAPFNTRIVGGQSSSEGGWPWQVSLQSPDYNGHFCGGTLINKDFVLTAAHCFSSTISSAVTVYLGKQTLTGSNPNQITRGVTQVIVHPSYNSATQNNDIALLRLNSSVNFTDYIRPVCLAGQGSSFPDKTSCWITGWGSIASGVQLPAPGVLQEALVPTVNTQICDFLLGFGSITPNMMCAGYYQGGKDTCQGDSGGPLVTKQGAVWVQAGITSWGRGCALSYSPGVYTHVSQYQSWLSSVIGQNLPGFI